One Nitrospina watsonii DNA segment encodes these proteins:
- the rplS gene encoding 50S ribosomal protein L19: MNLVHQIEQQQMKQEAPQIRIGDTVRAHIRIVEGNKERVQVVEGVVIKMRGSANRKTLTVRKVSFGVGVERIFPLHSPRLEKVEIVKHARVRRAKLYFLRELRGKAARLKEIKVQTTKKTGRVRRKKIKAAKKAAEA, encoded by the coding sequence ATGAATCTGGTGCATCAGATCGAACAACAGCAAATGAAGCAGGAGGCGCCCCAGATCCGCATTGGCGACACCGTGCGCGCGCATATCCGCATTGTCGAAGGCAATAAAGAACGCGTCCAGGTGGTGGAAGGCGTGGTCATCAAGATGCGCGGTTCCGCCAACCGCAAGACCCTCACGGTCCGCAAGGTGTCGTTTGGCGTCGGCGTGGAACGGATTTTCCCCCTCCATTCGCCGCGCCTGGAAAAGGTCGAAATCGTCAAGCACGCCCGCGTCCGCCGGGCCAAGCTGTACTTCCTGCGCGAACTGCGCGGCAAGGCAGCCCGCCTGAAGGAAATCAAGGTCCAGACGACCAAGAAAACCGGACGGGTGCGGCGCAAAAAGATCAAAGCCGCCAAAAAGGCCGCCGAAGCCTGA
- a CDS encoding ABC transporter ATP-binding protein, whose amino-acid sequence MSTTDAIIRLHQVSRFYQAGTVKVTALSGIDMELSRGDFVTIMGPSGGGKTTLLNLMGGLDRPDTGDIHLNGHHISQMDDRGLTDLRRREIGFVFQFFNLLPTLTVWENVELPLLLSGAPGRARQSIATLLDYVGLLNRRDSFPAEMSGGEMQRVAIARALVHRPSIVLADEPTGNLDSVNGHKILDILKEACDDFQTTVVVVTHNPTAAQYGNRHFEIEDGRLKTSSPVPGNG is encoded by the coding sequence ATGTCCACAACGGACGCCATCATTCGCCTGCATCAGGTCTCGCGATTTTATCAGGCCGGAACCGTGAAGGTGACCGCGCTGTCCGGTATCGATATGGAACTGAGCCGGGGCGATTTCGTCACCATCATGGGGCCGAGCGGTGGCGGCAAAACGACGCTGCTGAATTTGATGGGCGGACTCGACCGTCCCGATACCGGCGACATCCACCTCAACGGCCATCACATTTCTCAAATGGACGATCGCGGCCTCACCGATCTCCGGCGGCGGGAGATTGGCTTCGTGTTTCAGTTCTTCAATCTGTTGCCGACGCTCACGGTGTGGGAAAACGTGGAGTTGCCGTTGTTATTGAGCGGCGCACCCGGCCGCGCCCGGCAATCCATCGCAACGCTGCTCGATTACGTGGGCCTGCTGAACCGCAGGGATTCGTTTCCGGCGGAGATGTCCGGCGGCGAGATGCAGCGCGTCGCCATCGCCCGCGCCCTCGTGCACCGGCCGTCCATCGTGCTGGCAGACGAACCCACCGGCAACCTCGATTCCGTCAACGGTCACAAGATCCTCGACATCCTGAAAGAAGCCTGCGACGACTTCCAGACCACCGTGGTGGTGGTGACACACAACCCGACGGCGGCGCAGTACGGCAACCGCCATTTTGAAATCGAGGACGGCCGCCTGAAAACGTCGAGCCCTGTGCCCGGGAACGGGTGA
- the rfbC gene encoding dTDP-4-dehydrorhamnose 3,5-epimerase — protein sequence MQFMATELAGVMIIEPDVHEDARGFFMETYVEARFREHGINVAFVQDNHARSARGVLRGLHYQVRHGQAKLLRVVQGEVFDVAVDVRAGSAMFGRWVGCTLSAENRRQLYIPTGFAHGYCVLSDTAEVIYKCSDYYHPEDEGGLIWNDPQVGIDWPVTDPVVSGKDAKHPRLNAIQPPVVEE from the coding sequence ATGCAATTCATGGCAACCGAACTGGCAGGCGTGATGATCATCGAGCCCGACGTGCACGAAGACGCGCGCGGATTCTTCATGGAAACCTACGTGGAGGCCCGGTTCCGCGAGCACGGTATCAATGTGGCCTTCGTGCAGGACAACCATGCCCGGTCTGCACGCGGTGTGCTGCGCGGCCTGCATTATCAGGTCCGCCACGGACAGGCCAAACTGCTGCGGGTGGTGCAGGGTGAGGTGTTCGATGTTGCGGTGGACGTGCGGGCGGGATCGGCCATGTTCGGCCGCTGGGTCGGCTGCACCTTGTCGGCGGAAAACCGGAGGCAGCTTTACATCCCCACAGGCTTCGCGCATGGCTACTGCGTGCTCAGCGACACGGCCGAGGTGATCTATAAATGTTCGGATTATTACCACCCGGAAGACGAGGGCGGGCTGATCTGGAACGATCCGCAAGTGGGCATCGACTGGCCCGTCACCGACCCGGTTGTCTCGGGAAAAGACGCGAAGCATCCGCGCTTGAATGCAATTCAACCTCCGGTGGTGGAGGAGTGA
- the recJ gene encoding single-stranded-DNA-specific exonuclease RecJ gives MLSLLKKRWVFADPDPATVERLAAGLKVSPLMATLLINRAITDEAEGRMFLDADLEGAHDPFLMRGMDKAVGRILEAIERDEGITIFGDYDVDGVTSTALMHHFFHDLGIRFDHYLPERMEEGYGVNDNALDEIKARGNKLVITADCGITAVKQVAYARTIGLDVIVTDHHQVPAEGLPDAVAVLNPFQPDCTYPFKFLSGVGIVFKLAVAVRRALHEAGWSADRLPNLKKHLDLFTLGTIADMAPLTGENHLLTHCGLEVLGTTEKPGLVALKSVAGIDGKVDASSIGFGLAPRLNAAGRLGKADSGLDLLVTHDQDEARRIAQKLDLINEQRKHTQQDVQNEAEYLIEREVDLERDKVLVLASENFHQGVIGIVASKLADKYYRPTFLIAIRDGMGKGSARSIPTFNLYKAMSQCADLFTQYGGHAYAAGLNIEAGRIDDFRKAINEVGAPYLTDDRMISEIKIDSTLDLKDISLEFYKAMQKLGPFGQVNTLPVFCSRRIRIRDFREIGRDRNHVRFRATHNKTSVDVVGFRLAETFRFLDPDTLIDIAYELNLNTWNGREKVELKLLDVMPSETSL, from the coding sequence ATGTTGTCTCTGTTAAAAAAACGCTGGGTGTTCGCCGATCCCGACCCCGCCACGGTGGAACGGCTGGCCGCCGGTCTCAAGGTGTCGCCGCTGATGGCGACGCTGTTGATCAACCGCGCCATCACCGATGAAGCGGAAGGACGCATGTTTCTCGACGCCGATCTCGAAGGCGCGCACGACCCCTTCCTGATGCGCGGCATGGACAAGGCGGTCGGGCGCATTCTCGAAGCGATCGAACGCGACGAGGGCATCACCATCTTCGGCGATTACGATGTGGACGGCGTCACCTCCACGGCGCTCATGCACCATTTTTTCCACGACCTGGGGATCCGGTTCGATCACTACCTGCCGGAACGCATGGAGGAAGGCTACGGCGTCAACGACAACGCGCTCGACGAGATCAAGGCGCGCGGCAACAAACTGGTCATCACCGCCGACTGCGGCATCACCGCCGTCAAACAGGTGGCGTACGCGCGCACCATCGGGCTCGATGTGATCGTCACCGACCACCACCAGGTGCCCGCCGAGGGGTTGCCGGACGCGGTGGCCGTGCTCAATCCGTTTCAACCGGACTGCACCTACCCGTTCAAATTTTTAAGCGGCGTCGGCATCGTGTTCAAGCTGGCCGTGGCCGTGCGCCGCGCCCTGCACGAGGCGGGATGGAGCGCCGACCGCCTGCCCAACCTGAAAAAACACCTCGACCTGTTCACGCTGGGAACCATCGCCGACATGGCCCCCTTGACCGGGGAAAACCATTTGCTGACGCATTGCGGCCTTGAAGTGCTGGGCACCACGGAAAAACCGGGACTGGTCGCGTTGAAATCGGTCGCCGGCATCGACGGCAAGGTCGATGCCTCGTCCATCGGCTTCGGTCTCGCGCCGCGCCTCAACGCCGCCGGACGCCTGGGCAAAGCGGACTCGGGCCTGGATCTATTGGTCACGCACGATCAGGACGAAGCCCGGCGCATCGCCCAGAAGCTCGACCTCATCAACGAACAACGCAAACACACCCAGCAGGATGTGCAAAACGAAGCGGAGTACCTGATCGAGCGCGAAGTCGATCTGGAACGCGACAAGGTGCTGGTGCTGGCGTCCGAAAACTTTCATCAAGGCGTCATCGGCATTGTCGCCTCCAAGCTGGCGGACAAGTATTACCGCCCGACATTCCTCATCGCCATCCGCGACGGCATGGGCAAAGGCTCCGCCCGCAGCATTCCCACCTTCAACCTGTACAAGGCCATGTCGCAGTGCGCGGACCTGTTCACCCAGTACGGCGGCCACGCCTATGCGGCGGGATTGAACATCGAGGCCGGCCGCATCGACGATTTCCGCAAAGCCATCAACGAAGTGGGCGCGCCGTACCTGACCGACGACCGCATGATCTCGGAAATCAAGATCGACAGCACGCTCGATCTGAAAGACATCAGCCTTGAGTTTTACAAGGCCATGCAGAAACTCGGTCCCTTCGGCCAGGTCAACACCCTGCCGGTGTTTTGTTCGCGCCGCATCCGCATCCGCGACTTCCGCGAGATCGGCCGTGATCGCAACCACGTGCGCTTTCGCGCCACGCACAACAAAACCTCGGTGGATGTGGTGGGCTTTCGTCTGGCCGAGACATTCCGCTTTCTCGATCCCGATACCCTGATCGACATCGCTTACGAACTGAACCTGAATACCTGGAACGGGCGCGAGAAAGTCGAGCTGAAACTGCTCGACGTGATGCCCTCGGAGACTTCTCTCTGA
- the hisA gene encoding 1-(5-phosphoribosyl)-5-[(5-phosphoribosylamino)methylideneamino]imidazole-4-carboxamide isomerase: protein MRVIPAVDIKGGQCVRLTQGKADQETVYSDNPQDMATHWDEQGAQLIHVVDLDGAFDGRPVNQELIKNIIYSSTVDIQVGGGIRNLESIETYVNAGVYRVILGTIAHQDPDFVAEACKRFPGKIMVGIDARDGMVAVKGWVEVSNQKATDLAKQMEPMGVAGFIFTDISRDGMMQGPNLDSIRAFAESTSLPVIASGGVSRVEDALNLVKLKDCGVEGMIIGKALYDKSIDFRDVLTQVQTHAG, encoded by the coding sequence GTGCGTGTGATACCGGCAGTTGATATCAAGGGCGGCCAGTGCGTCCGTCTCACCCAGGGCAAGGCGGACCAGGAAACCGTGTATTCCGACAACCCACAGGACATGGCCACCCACTGGGACGAGCAGGGCGCCCAGTTGATTCACGTCGTCGATCTGGATGGCGCGTTCGACGGTCGCCCGGTGAACCAGGAATTGATCAAGAACATCATTTACAGCAGCACCGTGGACATCCAGGTCGGCGGCGGCATCCGCAACCTGGAATCCATCGAGACCTACGTCAACGCCGGCGTGTACCGCGTGATCCTGGGCACCATCGCCCATCAGGACCCGGACTTCGTCGCCGAAGCCTGCAAGCGTTTTCCCGGAAAAATCATGGTCGGCATCGACGCCCGCGACGGGATGGTGGCGGTCAAGGGATGGGTGGAGGTGTCGAACCAGAAAGCCACCGACCTGGCAAAGCAGATGGAACCGATGGGCGTCGCCGGATTCATCTTCACCGACATCAGCCGCGACGGCATGATGCAGGGGCCGAACCTCGACAGCATCCGCGCCTTCGCGGAATCCACCTCGCTTCCGGTGATCGCCTCCGGCGGCGTCAGCCGCGTGGAAGACGCGCTCAATCTCGTCAAGCTGAAAGACTGCGGCGTCGAGGGCATGATCATCGGCAAGGCGTTGTACGACAAAAGCATCGACTTCCGCGACGTGCTCACGCAGGTGCAGACGCATGCTGGCTAA
- a CDS encoding RNA methyltransferase has product MTATTSNIHIALVHFPVYNKIGDIVTSSVTTLDVHDISRIARTYGIGTFYVVTPLETQQVLVERMMKHWREGYGATYNPTRKEAMLSTRVKNVLADVVADITERSGQTPKIIIPDAKSFPQSRDYPTIREELQKEGQYLIVFGTGWGLEHGMVRRADFVLAPIDGLNGYNHLPVRAAIAIILDRLLARQA; this is encoded by the coding sequence GTGACCGCCACAACGTCCAACATCCACATCGCGCTGGTGCATTTCCCGGTGTACAACAAGATCGGCGACATCGTCACCTCCTCGGTCACCACCCTCGACGTGCACGACATCTCGCGCATCGCCCGCACCTACGGCATCGGCACGTTTTACGTGGTGACGCCGCTCGAAACCCAGCAGGTGCTGGTGGAACGCATGATGAAGCACTGGCGGGAAGGCTACGGCGCCACCTACAACCCGACGCGCAAGGAGGCCATGCTGTCCACCCGCGTCAAGAACGTGCTCGCCGACGTGGTCGCCGACATCACCGAACGCAGCGGGCAGACGCCGAAAATCATCATCCCCGACGCCAAATCGTTCCCGCAGAGCCGGGATTACCCCACCATCCGCGAGGAATTGCAGAAGGAGGGTCAATACCTGATCGTTTTCGGCACCGGCTGGGGGCTGGAGCATGGCATGGTGCGGCGGGCGGATTTCGTCCTCGCCCCCATCGACGGGCTCAATGGATACAATCACCTGCCGGTGCGGGCCGCCATCGCCATCATCCTCGACCGGCTTTTGGCCCGGCAGGCCTGA
- a CDS encoding ABC transporter permease, with amino-acid sequence MRDVVHFKNLFGPLIVRPLWRDPFRFFITIVGVSLGVAVFLSIQLANRQTLSSFTETVDLMLGRANAVIHADGVPFDETYFKRLLPLRDTVKAYPVIEGYGVETGSQEVVEILGTDLLQDSGIRDFSLKTADDTLQGLLPLILDPRGIIIPETFIPERHFKPGDAIEFLINGQPVTLTLTGVLESKGLARAFKGNVALMDIAAAQSVFGKIGQLDRIDVRFLNDKNFDRMQSKIAAVLPEFLHVDRPQHRSGQVEKMLRAFQYNLTALSFIALLVGLYLIYNMISLSVVRRRTEIGTLRALGASPYWIAALFILEAGVIGAIGSAFGVALGYGLAKVSLQAITLTVQNLYVSANVADFDFHWSEGIPYFMLGVGLSLGSALIPAYDAARTSPTWVMRRGSYDLKVFRGNRRLTALGIGCLALAAVCANLPAIGGFPWLGFASVFLVILGMSCLAPGALVWMRDGSHRLCKNWFGGEGLLASRNLTQNVGRNAIAVSSLAIAFMMVISMSIMVHSFRQTVTVWIDQTLKADLFVRAAGGKHIDYQYALPVEPIADLKQLPGVKAVDAFRALHITYNDQPAILGSGDFEVLSRHGNLVIKDGPPARDLAALMVGADRAIVSEPFAYKHGVGVGDRVTLETPNGTMSLEIVAVYYDYSQERGYAIVDRRTFLKYYEDPTVNSFVVYLEDKADLPAVRKAILKTIGASHRVIVRSYGELKEEVLRIFDKTFAITYSLEIIGVGVALLGLFNTLVALIIERRREMAVLRFIGAYPQQLRRMVWIEAGLLGWIGSLMGLVAGVVVSYILIFVINKQAFGWTIQIFHPLTFMLAATVFFWVVAAVAGLYPARLATQQDPRESIRVE; translated from the coding sequence ATGCGGGACGTCGTTCATTTCAAAAACCTGTTCGGCCCGCTCATCGTGCGGCCCTTGTGGCGCGATCCGTTCCGTTTCTTCATCACCATCGTCGGCGTCTCGTTGGGCGTGGCGGTGTTCTTGAGCATCCAACTCGCCAACCGCCAGACCCTGAGTTCGTTCACCGAAACCGTGGACCTGATGCTGGGCCGTGCCAATGCGGTGATCCACGCCGACGGCGTGCCTTTCGACGAAACCTATTTCAAACGCCTGTTGCCGCTGCGCGACACGGTGAAAGCGTATCCGGTGATCGAGGGATACGGTGTGGAGACCGGCAGCCAGGAGGTGGTGGAGATTTTAGGCACCGACCTGTTGCAGGACAGCGGCATCCGCGACTTTTCGTTGAAGACCGCCGACGACACGTTGCAGGGCCTGCTGCCGCTGATCCTCGACCCCAGGGGCATCATCATTCCCGAAACCTTCATTCCGGAACGGCATTTCAAACCGGGCGATGCCATCGAGTTTCTGATCAACGGCCAGCCCGTCACCCTCACCCTCACCGGCGTGCTGGAAAGCAAGGGCCTGGCGCGGGCGTTTAAAGGCAACGTGGCGTTGATGGACATTGCGGCGGCGCAATCGGTGTTTGGCAAGATCGGCCAGCTCGACCGCATTGACGTTCGCTTTCTGAACGACAAGAATTTTGACCGCATGCAGTCGAAGATCGCGGCAGTGCTGCCGGAGTTTCTGCATGTGGACCGGCCGCAGCACCGCAGCGGTCAGGTGGAAAAAATGCTGCGTGCCTTTCAGTACAACCTGACGGCACTCAGTTTCATCGCGTTGCTGGTCGGGCTGTACCTGATTTACAACATGATCTCGCTTTCGGTGGTGCGCCGCCGCACAGAGATCGGCACCCTGCGTGCGCTCGGCGCGTCGCCGTACTGGATCGCCGCCCTCTTCATTCTGGAAGCGGGGGTGATCGGCGCCATCGGCTCGGCGTTCGGCGTGGCGCTCGGTTACGGGCTGGCGAAGGTTTCGTTGCAGGCGATCACGCTGACCGTGCAGAATCTTTACGTCTCCGCCAACGTGGCGGATTTCGATTTTCATTGGAGTGAAGGCATTCCCTACTTCATGCTCGGCGTCGGCCTGTCGCTGGGTTCGGCGCTCATCCCGGCGTACGACGCGGCGCGCACGTCGCCGACCTGGGTCATGCGGCGCGGCAGTTACGATTTGAAAGTGTTTCGCGGCAACCGCAGGCTGACGGCACTCGGCATCGGTTGCCTGGCGCTGGCCGCCGTGTGCGCGAACCTGCCCGCCATCGGGGGATTCCCCTGGCTCGGCTTTGCGTCGGTGTTTCTGGTCATCCTTGGCATGTCGTGCCTGGCGCCTGGCGCGCTGGTGTGGATGCGCGACGGCTCGCACCGATTGTGCAAAAACTGGTTCGGCGGCGAAGGCCTGCTGGCGAGCCGCAACCTCACGCAGAATGTGGGACGCAACGCCATTGCCGTGTCGTCGCTGGCCATCGCGTTCATGATGGTCATCAGCATGTCGATCATGGTGCACAGTTTCCGGCAGACGGTGACCGTGTGGATCGACCAGACTTTGAAGGCGGACCTGTTCGTGCGTGCCGCCGGCGGCAAGCACATCGATTATCAGTATGCGTTGCCGGTGGAACCGATCGCCGATCTCAAACAATTGCCCGGTGTGAAGGCGGTCGATGCCTTCCGCGCGCTGCACATCACCTACAACGACCAACCCGCGATCCTCGGCTCCGGCGATTTCGAAGTGCTGTCGCGCCACGGCAACCTGGTCATCAAGGATGGCCCGCCGGCGCGCGACCTCGCCGCGCTGATGGTGGGGGCCGACCGCGCCATCGTCTCCGAACCGTTCGCCTACAAGCACGGCGTCGGCGTCGGCGACCGGGTGACGCTGGAGACGCCGAACGGCACCATGTCGCTCGAGATCGTGGCGGTTTATTACGATTACTCGCAGGAGCGCGGCTACGCCATCGTCGATCGCCGCACCTTTCTGAAATATTATGAGGACCCGACGGTCAACAGCTTCGTCGTGTACCTGGAAGACAAAGCCGATCTGCCCGCGGTGCGCAAGGCCATTTTAAAAACCATCGGTGCGTCGCACCGCGTCATCGTGCGGTCGTATGGTGAGTTGAAAGAGGAGGTGCTGCGCATCTTCGACAAAACCTTTGCCATCACGTACTCGCTGGAGATCATTGGCGTCGGCGTGGCGTTGCTTGGCCTGTTCAACACGCTGGTGGCGTTGATCATCGAACGCCGCCGGGAGATGGCGGTGCTGCGTTTCATCGGCGCGTATCCGCAGCAGTTGCGCAGGATGGTGTGGATCGAAGCCGGGTTGCTGGGCTGGATCGGGTCGCTCATGGGGCTGGTGGCGGGCGTCGTGGTGTCCTACATCCTGATCTTCGTCATCAACAAGCAGGCGTTCGGCTGGACCATCCAGATTTTTCATCCGCTGACGTTCATGCTGGCGGCGACGGTGTTCTTCTGGGTGGTGGCGGCGGTGGCGGGGTTGTACCCGGCGCGGCTGGCGACGCAGCAGGACCCGCGTGAGTCCATCCGTGTTGAATGA
- a CDS encoding ribonuclease HII, protein MLDFEREAEQNGYVSIAGVDEAGRGPLAGPVVAAAVVLPKDAALPGLDDSKKLSPAERDRLYPLILELCCGHAIAVVDAETIDAINILQAARRAMKLAVEQLGAQADFVLIDGNQPIDVTLGQRTIVGGDGKSLSIAAASVLAKVDRDRIMDSYHTEYPQYGFNQHKGYGTQVHRDRIREWGPCPIHRKTFKGVKEYLTVTATADPSPSARFNL, encoded by the coding sequence ATGCTCGATTTCGAACGCGAAGCGGAACAAAACGGATACGTTTCGATAGCCGGGGTGGATGAAGCCGGACGCGGCCCTTTGGCCGGGCCGGTGGTCGCCGCGGCCGTCGTGCTGCCCAAGGACGCCGCCCTGCCGGGACTGGACGACTCCAAAAAACTGTCGCCCGCCGAACGGGATCGCCTGTACCCTCTCATACTGGAACTGTGCTGCGGCCACGCCATCGCTGTGGTCGATGCGGAAACGATCGATGCCATCAATATCCTGCAGGCCGCGCGCCGGGCGATGAAACTGGCGGTCGAACAACTCGGCGCCCAGGCGGACTTCGTCCTCATCGACGGCAACCAGCCGATCGACGTCACCCTGGGCCAGCGCACCATCGTCGGCGGCGACGGCAAGAGTCTGTCCATTGCCGCGGCATCCGTGCTGGCCAAGGTGGACCGGGACCGCATCATGGACTCATACCACACCGAGTATCCGCAATACGGATTCAACCAGCACAAAGGGTATGGCACGCAGGTCCACCGGGACCGCATCCGCGAATGGGGGCCCTGCCCCATTCACCGCAAGACATTCAAAGGGGTGAAAGAGTACCTGACCGTTACCGCGACCGCCGATCCCTCCCCCAGCGCCCGATTCAATTTGTAA
- the hisF gene encoding imidazole glycerol phosphate synthase subunit HisF, with protein sequence MLAKRIIPCLDVKDGRVVKGVQFVNLRDAGDPVEIAAAYEQEGADELTFLDITASHENRGIILDVVQRTAEKVFMPLTVGGGVRSLDDIRNLLKAGADKVAINTAAVHNPEFVKQAAEKFGSQCIVVAIDAKQVDPNAPLNPPAVEWKERHPTLFVMPQPPQPAWEVYTHGGRNPMGINAVLWARLMESYGAGEILLTSMDRDGTKSGYDLPLNRTVSDALTIPLVASGGAGTLEHLYAGVAEGKADAVLAASIFHFKELTIPESKQYLKQRGIPIRI encoded by the coding sequence ATGCTGGCTAAACGCATCATCCCCTGTCTCGATGTGAAAGACGGCCGCGTCGTCAAGGGCGTGCAGTTCGTCAATCTGCGCGATGCGGGTGATCCCGTTGAGATCGCCGCCGCCTACGAACAGGAAGGCGCCGACGAATTGACATTTCTCGACATCACCGCGTCGCACGAAAATCGCGGCATCATCCTTGATGTCGTGCAGCGCACCGCGGAAAAAGTGTTCATGCCGCTCACCGTCGGCGGCGGCGTGCGCAGCCTCGACGACATCCGCAATCTGTTGAAAGCCGGCGCCGACAAGGTAGCCATCAACACCGCCGCCGTGCACAATCCCGAATTCGTCAAGCAGGCGGCGGAGAAATTCGGCAGCCAGTGCATCGTCGTCGCCATCGACGCCAAGCAAGTGGACCCGAATGCTCCACTCAATCCGCCTGCGGTGGAATGGAAAGAGCGGCACCCCACCCTGTTCGTCATGCCACAGCCGCCGCAACCGGCGTGGGAGGTGTACACGCACGGCGGGCGCAACCCGATGGGCATCAACGCCGTGTTGTGGGCGCGACTGATGGAATCGTACGGTGCCGGAGAGATTTTATTGACGAGCATGGACCGCGACGGCACCAAGTCGGGGTACGACCTGCCGCTCAACCGCACGGTGTCGGACGCGCTCACCATCCCGCTGGTCGCCTCCGGCGGCGCGGGCACACTGGAACACCTGTATGCAGGCGTTGCGGAGGGCAAAGCCGATGCGGTGCTGGCCGCTTCCATCTTTCATTTCAAGGAGCTGACCATTCCGGAAAGCAAACAGTACCTCAAACAACGAGGCATCCCCATCCGCATTTGA
- the trmD gene encoding tRNA (guanosine(37)-N1)-methyltransferase TrmD has protein sequence MFASPFNESILKRAQEQGLVHIAVHDLRAYTLDKHNRVDDYPFGGGAGMVMGVEPIDRAVEAVKQQAPAAHTILLSPAGKPFDQAKAWQLAQKESIALICGRYEGVDERVREAVVDEDLSVGDYVLSGGEIPAMVLVEAVSRLVPGVIGDETCLDEESFSKGLLEYPQYTRPRDYKGWTVPDVLTSGDHKKIRAWQQDEALKKTRKNRPDLLGGKPQGEPE, from the coding sequence ATGTTCGCCTCCCCGTTCAATGAAAGTATCCTCAAGCGCGCCCAGGAACAGGGGCTCGTCCACATCGCCGTGCACGACCTGCGCGCCTACACGCTGGACAAGCACAACCGCGTGGACGACTACCCGTTCGGCGGCGGCGCCGGCATGGTGATGGGCGTGGAGCCGATCGACCGCGCGGTCGAGGCCGTCAAACAGCAGGCCCCCGCCGCCCACACCATCCTGTTGTCGCCCGCAGGCAAGCCGTTCGATCAGGCCAAGGCGTGGCAGCTGGCGCAGAAGGAGTCCATCGCCCTCATCTGCGGCCGCTACGAAGGCGTGGACGAACGCGTGCGCGAAGCCGTCGTCGATGAAGATTTGTCGGTCGGCGATTACGTGCTCTCCGGCGGCGAGATTCCGGCCATGGTGCTGGTCGAGGCGGTGTCCCGGCTGGTGCCCGGCGTCATCGGCGACGAAACCTGTCTCGATGAAGAATCGTTCAGCAAGGGCCTGCTCGAATACCCGCAGTACACGCGGCCGCGCGACTACAAGGGCTGGACGGTGCCGGACGTGCTGACCTCCGGCGACCACAAGAAAATCCGGGCCTGGCAGCAGGACGAGGCCCTCAAAAAAACCCGGAAGAACCGCCCCGATCTCCTGGGCGGCAAACCGCAAGGCGAACCCGAATAA
- a CDS encoding M48 family metallopeptidase produces MLKKYLAATLALCALVYGCVTTPVSENSALILIPFSQEVSLGQQAFQEISAKETLSTNLRLQQVIERVGRRLVIETSMADLDWEFKLFASKQMNAFALPGGKVGVYEGILPVCSNEAGLAAVLGHEIAHAVARHGAQRMSQQLLITGALAASSIRLSDHKNRGLILGALGVGAQYGVTLPFGRGNESEADEIGVIYMARAGYDPREAVRFWQRFSSMKQGAQPPEFLSTHPADERRIRDIETLLPEAMRIYNAHPNKQGLGESFLYILNEERLKNPGGTGQKRPAAGARQPVP; encoded by the coding sequence ATGTTGAAGAAATATTTGGCTGCCACGCTGGCGTTGTGCGCTCTCGTTTATGGATGCGTCACCACGCCGGTGTCCGAAAACTCCGCGTTGATCCTCATTCCGTTCTCGCAGGAAGTGTCGCTGGGCCAACAGGCCTTTCAGGAAATTTCGGCGAAAGAAACACTTTCCACGAACCTCCGTTTGCAACAGGTGATCGAACGCGTCGGGCGCCGCCTCGTCATCGAGACCTCGATGGCGGACCTCGACTGGGAGTTCAAACTGTTCGCCTCCAAACAGATGAATGCCTTCGCGCTGCCCGGTGGCAAGGTGGGCGTGTATGAAGGCATCCTGCCGGTGTGCTCCAACGAAGCCGGGCTGGCGGCGGTGCTGGGACACGAAATCGCGCACGCGGTGGCGCGCCACGGCGCGCAACGCATGTCGCAGCAACTGCTCATCACCGGAGCGCTGGCTGCGTCGTCGATCCGCCTGTCCGACCACAAGAACCGTGGGTTGATCCTGGGAGCGTTGGGTGTGGGCGCTCAATATGGCGTGACGCTGCCGTTTGGCCGCGGCAACGAATCGGAAGCCGACGAGATCGGCGTCATCTACATGGCGCGCGCCGGGTACGATCCGCGGGAAGCGGTGCGTTTCTGGCAGCGGTTTTCCAGCATGAAGCAGGGGGCGCAACCGCCGGAATTTTTATCGACCCATCCCGCCGACGAACGCCGCATCCGCGACATCGAAACGCTGCTGCCGGAAGCCATGCGTATCTACAACGCGCATCCCAACAAGCAGGGACTGGGCGAATCGTTTCTCTACATCCTCAATGAAGAACGGTTGAAGAATCCGGGCGGAACGGGGCAGAAGCGTCCCGCCGCCGGAGCACGTCAGCCCGTACCCTGA